The Acidobacteriota bacterium genome contains the following window.
GATCCAATTCCGCTTCACTCTCCTGGACTCCAGTTGAGAACGCGTCCACCTATTACGTCCTCAGGAATGATACGAGTTGTGATTGGTCTTACACTGTGATTGCGACGGTTGCTGCCCCAAACACTACTTACACCGACAGCGGACTCGCCAACGACTTCACGGAATATTACAGAGTCCAGGCGGTGGGATCAAATTCTTCCTGTTTCGGACCAGTTTCGAACTGCGTAGATGTGACGCCACAGCCCTTCGCCGGCTCTATCAAATTCGATCGATCACAGTACAACTGCAACGATACGATCACAATCACGGTAAGAGATGCTAACGTGGGCGCTTCAACCGTGAACGTCACGATCTGGTCGACGACTGAACCCGATCCAGAGACCGTAATCTGCACGGAGACTCCTCCGGGTTCCTCGAAGTTCATCGGCACGATCAACACGACACCATCGGCTCCTGCCAGCGATGGACTCCTCTCGCTGACGAACGGCGATACCATAACCGGTCAGTACATCGACGCCGATGACGGAGAGGGTGGACACGACCTGGTGCGTCAGACGACCGCCGTTGCCGATTGCATCGGCCCCAACATCAGTGACGTCATGCACAAGGACATCACCGATACGAAGGCAACCATCACCTGGCTTACCGACGAGGCTTCTGACAGCGTCGTCAAATACGGCCAGAATAAACCGCCTACGAACGAGAAGTCCTCATCGACGCTTGTCACGAATCACTCCATCCAGCTCACGAATCTTCAGTCCTGCACCATTTACTACTATGAGGTCAACTCCTCCGATAGCTCCCATAACAAGGCGGTCGATGACAACAATGGTCAGTACTATCATTTCGAAACCATGCGCTACGATCCCCAATCGGGGCTCGAGTCCTGTCACGCCGGCAAGGTCTATCTCGATCGCAGCGATTACAGTTGCAGCGACACGCTCAGCATCCGCGTGGTCGACATCGATCTCAATGCTGACAAGACGATTGCCGAGACTACGACCGTGACGGTAACGAGCACAAGCGAGACGACACCCGAGACGGTTCTCCTCACGGAGACCGGAGTCGATACCTCCACATTCACCGGAACGATCATGACCGATTCGGGAACGCCGGCGGCCGATGGGAAGCTCCAGACCAAGCATGGAGAGCTGCTCACGGTCACTTACCATGATGCTGACGATGGAACCGGGGCGACGGCCGTTTCTTACACAACTGCTACAGCCGACTGCTCGGGTCCAGCATTCAGCAATATCAAGGTGACGGACTACCCGCCATTCAAGGTGACTATCTCCTGGAATACTTCTGAAGCTTCCACATCAAGGCTGGATTATGGAACCACCACGGCACTCGGCAGGTACAAGGAAAACACAACGCTCAAGACCTCGCATTCCTTCGACATCGACGATCTGGATCTGTGTGAGCTCAACTACTTCAAGATCTCCGGGACGGATATCCGCGGAAATGCAAGGGTGGATGACCGCAACGGCCAGCTCTACACGTTCGAAACCGGACGCGTTCCGACGGCAGTCATGGTGGAAGGATTCGAGAAGGACACTTCGGGCTGGACTCTCAACGGAGAGTGGCAGATCGGGATCCCCCAGGGCCTGGGCGGCAGCGGAGAGGGTTACAAAGATCCAACATCAGCTTACATGGGTGCCAAGGTTCTGGGAACAGATCTCACCGGTCTGGGTTCTTATCCAGGTGATTACGAACCAAACATTAGCCCGGCATGGGAAGCAGTCAGCTATGAGATGGATACCAGAGGGCTTGCTAATTCCAGGTTGATCATACGCAGGTGGCTCAACGTCCACTACGGTATGGTCGATCAGGCCGGCATCTGGGGATATAAGGGCGGCTGGAACCAGATCTGGCAAAACCCGAACACCGTAAACGATGGAAGCTGGCAGGTTCAGACTTACGACATCTCGACTCTCACCGAAAACAACGGCCGCTTCAAAATCAAATTCACAATCGCTTCGAACTTCGAGATTCAGGAGTCGGGCTGGAATATCGACAATATCATCATAAAGGATGGAACAGCCCCCGATGGTGAGCCGTGTGGCGGATGTACGCACAAGCCCTCCTTCGCTGGTCTCAAATCTGCTACAGACCTCGATCCCTGCGCTGATACGGGTGTTTCGCTCTCATGGGACGCCGCGGTGGCCTGGGGATCCGGTAGCAGCGGCAAATACGTCATTTACAGGGACACGATTCCGAACTTCACGCCATCCTCGTCGAACATGATAGCTTCCGGGCTGACGACGACTTCCTACACGGATACTGGCGCTCCCAACGATGTTACTCTCTACTACCTGGTGCGCGCCGAGAATAACGAAACCTGCTCGACAGGTCCCGCGAACGGCGGTGTTGTCGATGACAACACAGTCTACATCTCCGTCAAGGATGCGACCAGCCAGCCGATCCCGGGTGACATCGGTTCGACCCTGCGGCTCCAGAAGATAAACGCCGTGCATCTGAGACTGACCTGGGATGCAGCCGCAAATGCCACAACCTATAACATTTACCGAGCCGACAATCCACAGATGACCGGCGCCGTGAAGATCGGATCCACTTCTAATCTCTTCTATGATGATACCGGCGAGTTGACGAAGATGGATAAGCGCTACTACAAGGTCAAGGCGGCTAACTCATGCGGCCAGGAAGGCCCGTAGACTCCTTGGTCGTGTTGACAGTACCTGATCATTCTGATAAAAAATGCTGCAAAGATCGATAAAGCCGGCGTAGCTCAGCGGTAGAGCAGCTGATTCGTAATCAGCAGGCCATCGGTTCAAAGCCGATCGCCGGCTCCATTATTCACTGAAGGCATCCTTACTTAACCCTTTATGAAATGATCCTTCCTATTCATGCACTAATTTTCTGTGTAAAATATTCAGGAATCGTGAAATAGAATATGGGAATAAGCATTTTCATAGATGACCAGCTTAAAGAGATTTTGAAGCTCGGTCTCCTCGAGGTCGAGTCGGTCGCAGTAGAAGATGGTTGCCCACTGCCATGGAGAGAGATCGACCTCTTCTGCAAGAAGATACGACAGGAGCATCAGAATCAAGCATGGACGGAGATCCCGGGTGTGAAAGAGACGAGAGAGTTATACCGTTTGTGCGGTATCGACCCGACGAAAACACGACCTTCGTCAGAGGCACTGCTGCGAAGAATCCTCCAGGGCAAAGGACTCTATAAGGTAAACAATCTAGTGGATGTCTGCAATTGGTGCTCGCTCGAGTTTCGGTTGCCGATAGGACTTTACGATGCGGATAAAGTAAAAGGGAAGGTGATCTGCCGGCTCGGAAAAGAGGGAGAATCCTTTGCTGGAATAAGAAAAGATGACGTGCATGTGGGCGGAAGGATCTGCATGGCAGATGATGAAGGGGCTTTCGGCAGCCCCACATCAGATTCTGCAAGGACGATGATAACGGAGAACACGAAGCGAGCCTTGATGGTTCTCTTTGCATTAAAGAAGTTCGAGGACTCAACGCTGATGTCCCATCTGGATGAAGCCAAAGAAAGGATTCGAAGATTCTGTCAAGGGGGCGGTTTTAGCAAGGGTATTATTGTTGCCTTTTGATTTGTTTTAAAAAATGGATTAATCTAACACTTTGAAATCAACTGAAGAAGTTGCTGTGCTATTACTGACTTTATCGTATATTTCAATTTCTAAAATATAATCTCCTGATAGCCACTTCTCTAAAGGGAAACTCCATCCTTGCTCGGCTTCAAACCTTCCGGTAAAAATGATTGGCTTCCCTAGTTTTAAGAGTTCATCTTTATCTCTCTTATAAAATTGATAAGTTACATCAAAGTTCTTTTCCCCAATAACCTCATCAATCCCTAAACCGCATATCTGATAGTAAATCCCAAAATCTTCATTTTTATGAAATTCATTGTCAACTTTTGGCAGGACATTCATGCCAAATGGAAGAATACTGTGTTCAACATTCTCAGATTCAATTTTTTTCGCCAAAACGTAATTCTCTATTCCTAACTCGCAGCTTTCAAGATCAGGAATATCTATTTCTTTTTGAAAGCTTACTATCCTCCCGCTTAGCATCTCCTGAATACCCCCAAGAATTCTATATTCCCCTGGCGGAGCAAGGAAAGAAGCCATGATACTTGCTTTTTCTCCTTCCCTTACAATATGCCTTGGGGCATATTGATCGCTTGAAAACAAGCATTCTGATCTATCACTAAGAGAAATAACTTTACCAAACATAGCTAATGAAATGATGTTGTCTTCAGAAATGGTTCCATCGTAGAAGTCTCTTAAATGAAGATCGACCGACAGGAGCACATAATCACTGTTTTCTTCTGAAGGAAAAAAGTTAAACTCAGGCTCACTTTTGAGTGGCTCATAATAGTCCAGTGCTTTGATGACTTCCTTTAAGATTTCTTCACCAGAAGCAATATCAATGGCTTGAGCAACATCGGATTTCATTTGAATCAGCTGATTCAAAGCTATTGATTCTTCTATTTGCTTATTCTTTTTAATAATTTCCCCATGTAAAGGATTTGGCAAGGAATAGTCAGGAATTTTTAAATAGGGAGTTGCTTTCGAATAATGTTCAGGGTTATCGCTCAAAATATATTCACCGGAAGGATCACG
Protein-coding sequences here:
- a CDS encoding phenylalanine--tRNA ligase beta subunit-related protein, with translation MGISIFIDDQLKEILKLGLLEVESVAVEDGCPLPWREIDLFCKKIRQEHQNQAWTEIPGVKETRELYRLCGIDPTKTRPSSEALLRRILQGKGLYKVNNLVDVCNWCSLEFRLPIGLYDADKVKGKVICRLGKEGESFAGIRKDDVHVGGRICMADDEGAFGSPTSDSARTMITENTKRALMVLFALKKFEDSTLMSHLDEAKERIRRFCQGGGFSKGIIVAF
- a CDS encoding GWxTD domain-containing protein, with protein sequence MQRNFKKYVAYFLTALAFLFPFSDKAVEEKASDSHEIEIADILHNVKKDDIKEWINGPARYISRSEEEKEFKELKSDIERTEFIYKFWQKRDPTPWTLKNEFREQFWEKVKTANALFADSTKPGWKTDRGKIYILLGPPNDIEPIAKVDYSYRTGKATPQGDRDQKKPHEGRWTDGHGRAINPFRDTAESGHRGLERWIYRNRKEFKSDPDLIVSFYRDPSGEYILSDNPEHYSKATPYLKIPDYSLPNPLHGEIIKKNKQIEESIALNQLIQMKSDVAQAIDIASGEEILKEVIKALDYYEPLKSEPEFNFFPSEENSDYVLLSVDLHLRDFYDGTISEDNIISLAMFGKVISLSDRSECLFSSDQYAPRHIVREGEKASIMASFLAPPGEYRILGGIQEMLSGRIVSFQKEIDIPDLESCELGIENYVLAKKIESENVEHSILPFGMNVLPKVDNEFHKNEDFGIYYQICGLGIDEVIGEKNFDVTYQFYKRDKDELLKLGKPIIFTGRFEAEQGWSFPLEKWLSGDYILEIEIYDKVSNSTATSSVDFKVLD